From a region of the Neobacillus niacini genome:
- the argS gene encoding arginine--tRNA ligase: MNIVEQVQSRLKEEIRAAVVKANLAAEEQIPDVILEIPKEKAHGDFSTNMAMQLARVAKKAPRMIAEALIENFDRSKASIEKIELAGPGFINFYMNNAYLTDLIPTVLEAGEKYGETTVGGKQKVQVEFVSANPTGDLHLGHARGAAVGDSLCNILAKAGYDVSREYYINDAGNQINNLALSVEARYFQALGQDKPMPEDGYHGADIIGIGKSLAEEFGDKYVNVDEQERFEFFREYGLKYEMAKLQKDLEDFRVKFDVWYSETSLYKNGKIDEALKVLRERGYIYEEEGATWLRSTDFGDDKNRVLIKQDGSYTYLTPDIAYHKDKLDRGFEKLINIWGADHHGYIPRMKAAIQSLGYAADALEVEIIQLVHLYKNGEKMKMSKRTGKAVTMRDLVDEVGLDATRYFFAMRSSDTHMDFDLDLAVSESNENPVYYAQYAHARICSILRSGEEQGIKVDKNADFSLIGAEKEIELLKKLGEFPQAVGEAALKRVPHRVTNYIMELASTFHSFYNAEKVLDSEQPERTKARLALIKTVQITLRNALALIGVSAPEKM; encoded by the coding sequence ATGAACATAGTTGAACAGGTCCAAAGTCGTTTAAAAGAGGAAATTCGGGCAGCGGTTGTGAAGGCGAATCTTGCTGCGGAAGAGCAGATTCCTGATGTAATTCTAGAAATTCCAAAGGAGAAGGCGCACGGCGATTTTTCCACCAATATGGCAATGCAGCTTGCACGCGTGGCGAAAAAAGCACCGCGCATGATTGCAGAAGCACTCATCGAAAATTTCGATCGCTCAAAGGCTTCCATTGAAAAAATTGAATTAGCTGGCCCAGGGTTCATCAATTTTTATATGAATAATGCTTACTTAACAGATTTGATCCCGACGGTTCTAGAGGCAGGGGAAAAGTACGGAGAAACAACGGTTGGCGGCAAGCAGAAGGTTCAAGTCGAGTTTGTTTCCGCGAATCCAACGGGAGACCTCCACCTTGGTCATGCGCGCGGTGCGGCAGTTGGCGATTCACTTTGCAATATTTTAGCGAAGGCTGGTTATGATGTTTCGCGTGAGTACTATATTAATGACGCCGGTAATCAGATTAATAATCTGGCATTGTCTGTTGAGGCACGTTATTTTCAGGCACTTGGTCAAGACAAGCCAATGCCGGAGGATGGCTACCATGGTGCCGATATCATTGGGATTGGGAAGTCGCTGGCAGAAGAGTTTGGCGATAAGTATGTCAATGTGGATGAGCAGGAGCGTTTTGAATTTTTCCGTGAATATGGCTTGAAATACGAAATGGCGAAATTGCAAAAGGACCTTGAAGATTTCCGGGTTAAGTTTGATGTTTGGTATTCGGAAACATCTCTTTATAAGAACGGAAAAATCGATGAGGCTTTAAAAGTGCTTCGTGAGCGCGGCTATATTTATGAGGAAGAGGGCGCAACATGGCTGCGTTCAACAGATTTCGGTGATGATAAGAACCGCGTGCTGATTAAGCAGGATGGTTCGTATACGTATTTGACACCAGACATCGCTTACCATAAGGACAAGCTAGACCGCGGCTTTGAGAAGTTGATCAATATTTGGGGTGCGGACCACCACGGATATATTCCGCGGATGAAGGCGGCAATTCAGTCCCTTGGCTATGCTGCAGATGCCCTCGAGGTCGAAATCATTCAGCTTGTTCACCTTTATAAAAACGGCGAAAAGATGAAGATGAGTAAGCGTACCGGCAAGGCTGTAACCATGCGTGATTTGGTCGATGAGGTCGGCCTCGACGCCACTCGTTACTTCTTTGCGATGAGAAGTTCGGATACACATATGGACTTTGATTTGGATTTAGCTGTGTCAGAGTCAAATGAAAATCCTGTGTATTATGCACAATACGCTCACGCAAGGATTTGCAGCATCCTGCGCTCAGGTGAAGAGCAGGGCATTAAAGTTGATAAAAATGCTGATTTCTCCTTAATCGGTGCAGAAAAAGAAATTGAGTTATTGAAAAAGCTTGGAGAGTTCCCGCAGGCTGTAGGTGAGGCGGCATTGAAGCGTGTACCGCACCGTGTCACAAACTATATCATGGAACTGGCTTCAACCTTCCATAGCTTCTACAACGCAGAAAAAGTGCTCGACAGCGAGCAGCCGGAGCGCACTAAGGCGCGCCTCGCGTTAATTAAAACCGTTCAAATCACACTGCGCAATGCCCTCGCATTGATTGGTGTATCAGCACCTGAAAAAATGTAA
- a CDS encoding heterodisulfide reductase-related iron-sulfur binding cluster: protein MNGLLWVNLIAFLSVTAYAISLFVYVVKTRIEFIKLGKKVEFDNKVKERMQKIWVNVFGQKKLLKDKKSGIMHVMFFYGFILVQFGAIDFIWKGLVPGSHLPLGPLYAGFTFFQEIVTLMILVAVIWAFYRRYVEKLVRLKRNFKSGLVLIFIGGLMLSVLVGNGMGIIWHGHEATWTEPIASLIALIFSGIGETASIVIFYVAWWVHLLFLLTFLVYVPQSKHAHLIAGPANVYFNRLEKPGKLKKVDFEDESQESFGVGKIEDFTQHQMIDFYACVECGRCTNMCPATGTGKMLSPMDLIVKMRDHLTNHGAAITSKQPWVPTFAFGNTKGNQIALAASGQGAQESAATLAYNPSLIGDVITEEEIWACTTCRNCEDQCPVMNEHVDKIIDLRRYLVLTEGKLDADAQRAMTNIERQGNPWGLNRKERETWREVREDVEIPTVKEMNKKGEEFEYLFWVGSMGSYDNRSQKIALSFAKLLNEAGVKFAILGNKEKNSGDTPRRLGNEFLFQELATKNIEEFEKAEVKKIVTIDPHAYNIFKNEYPDFGLEAEVYHHTEVLYQLVRDGKLVPKHAVNEKITFHDSCYLGRYNDVYDPPREILKSIPGVQLVEMERNRETGMCCGAGGGLMWMEEETGHRINVARTEQALAVNPSVISSGCPYCLTMLSDGTKAKEVEEKISTYDVAELLEKAVCGEVA from the coding sequence ATGAATGGGCTTTTATGGGTGAATCTCATTGCATTTCTTTCTGTAACCGCTTACGCAATCAGTCTATTCGTTTACGTGGTTAAAACGAGGATTGAATTCATTAAGCTAGGGAAAAAAGTTGAGTTTGACAACAAGGTCAAAGAACGAATGCAAAAGATCTGGGTCAATGTTTTTGGTCAAAAGAAGTTATTAAAGGACAAGAAAAGTGGAATCATGCACGTGATGTTCTTTTATGGCTTTATTCTTGTCCAATTTGGTGCCATTGATTTCATTTGGAAGGGATTAGTACCAGGCTCTCATTTACCGTTGGGGCCGCTGTATGCAGGGTTTACCTTTTTCCAGGAAATCGTGACGTTAATGATCCTAGTTGCAGTTATTTGGGCATTTTACCGCCGGTATGTCGAAAAATTAGTCCGCTTGAAGCGCAATTTTAAATCAGGACTTGTGCTAATTTTTATCGGCGGATTAATGCTTTCCGTTCTTGTCGGTAACGGAATGGGCATCATCTGGCACGGCCACGAAGCCACTTGGACAGAACCAATTGCGTCGTTAATTGCGCTTATTTTTTCAGGGATTGGTGAAACCGCTTCAATTGTCATTTTTTATGTGGCTTGGTGGGTGCATTTATTATTCCTATTAACTTTCCTTGTGTATGTGCCGCAATCAAAACACGCACACTTAATTGCCGGACCGGCAAACGTATATTTTAACCGATTAGAAAAACCAGGTAAGTTGAAGAAGGTCGATTTTGAGGACGAGTCTCAAGAATCTTTCGGAGTTGGAAAAATTGAGGATTTTACTCAGCACCAAATGATCGATTTTTACGCTTGTGTAGAATGTGGACGCTGTACCAATATGTGTCCAGCAACAGGTACAGGAAAAATGCTGTCGCCAATGGACTTAATTGTGAAAATGCGCGACCATCTAACGAATCACGGTGCCGCCATTACCTCCAAACAGCCATGGGTGCCGACTTTCGCGTTTGGCAACACAAAGGGTAACCAAATCGCACTCGCTGCAAGTGGCCAAGGTGCACAAGAATCAGCAGCAACACTTGCTTATAATCCAAGCTTGATTGGCGATGTCATTACCGAAGAAGAAATCTGGGCTTGTACCACTTGCCGTAACTGTGAGGATCAGTGTCCAGTAATGAACGAGCATGTTGATAAAATTATTGACCTTCGCCGTTATCTTGTATTAACAGAAGGAAAGCTAGACGCAGACGCACAGCGTGCCATGACCAACATCGAGCGTCAGGGCAATCCTTGGGGCTTAAACAGAAAAGAGCGCGAAACTTGGCGTGAAGTTCGCGAGGATGTTGAAATTCCTACAGTAAAAGAGATGAACAAAAAAGGCGAAGAGTTCGAATACTTATTCTGGGTTGGTTCAATGGGATCCTACGATAACCGCAGCCAGAAAATTGCTCTTTCTTTTGCAAAGCTTTTAAATGAAGCAGGCGTCAAGTTTGCGATTTTAGGAAACAAAGAGAAAAACTCTGGTGACACACCGCGCCGTCTCGGCAATGAGTTCTTGTTCCAGGAGCTTGCGACAAAGAATATTGAAGAATTTGAAAAGGCTGAAGTTAAGAAAATCGTTACGATTGACCCGCATGCCTACAATATTTTCAAAAATGAATACCCTGATTTCGGTTTAGAGGCAGAGGTTTATCATCATACAGAAGTTTTATATCAGTTGGTTCGTGACGGAAAGCTTGTTCCAAAGCATGCTGTCAACGAAAAAATTACATTCCATGATTCATGTTACTTAGGCAGATACAACGATGTGTACGATCCACCGCGAGAGATTTTAAAATCAATCCCAGGTGTACAGTTGGTGGAAATGGAACGAAACAGAGAGACCGGAATGTGCTGTGGCGCTGGCGGCGGCTTGATGTGGATGGAAGAAGAAACCGGACACCGCATTAACGTAGCGAGAACTGAGCAAGCACTTGCTGTAAATCCATCTGTTATCAGTTCTGGATGTCCTTACTGTTTAACTATGCTATCAGACGGAACAAAGGCAAAAGAAGTAGAAGAAAAGATTTCAACCTATGATGTTGCAGAACTACTTGAAAAGGCAGTTTGTGGGGAAGTAGCTTAA
- the cls gene encoding cardiolipin synthase, protein MNLPSIVIALILLIIVWFYLDLSLGRKKHRSLFSKRETPILHGNFDIFPHGKRLFADYFHELKMAQNHIHILFYIVRDDQFSQQFFDILKAKAKEGVEVRLLVDRVGSYKVRKPAIKELRNAGVQFAFSNRIRLPFLFYSSQVRNHRKISIIDGKIGYLGGFNVGKEYIDQDPKLSPWRDYHLKITGESVPFLQREFFIDWNEYASDHVVVDSRYAPEQPKGSVPHQLVPTEAGRLEDKYFHLIQNAKKSITIGTPYFIPSKKLIHELLRAAKRGIKITIVVPYITDHMLVQEASYRYLRVMLKAGAQAFQYKNGFYHAKSIIIDDHLCDIGTANFDKRSLFLNKEINCYFYDPAFVERFRDVLHKDILDSKPLKLEDLNKRNFFRSIKEGIAGAISFFL, encoded by the coding sequence ATGAATTTACCATCCATAGTCATCGCTCTTATACTTCTTATCATTGTATGGTTTTATCTCGATCTTTCCTTGGGAAGGAAGAAGCATCGTTCACTTTTCAGCAAACGGGAAACGCCGATTCTGCATGGAAACTTTGATATTTTTCCACATGGAAAAAGACTGTTTGCTGATTACTTTCATGAATTGAAAATGGCCCAAAACCATATTCATATCTTGTTTTATATCGTAAGAGATGATCAATTTAGCCAGCAGTTTTTCGATATTTTAAAAGCAAAAGCAAAGGAAGGCGTCGAAGTTAGACTGCTGGTCGACAGGGTTGGTAGTTATAAGGTGAGAAAGCCGGCAATAAAAGAATTGCGTAATGCAGGTGTTCAATTTGCTTTTAGCAATCGAATACGGCTTCCATTCCTTTTTTATTCCTCCCAGGTGCGAAACCACCGTAAGATTTCAATTATTGATGGCAAAATTGGTTATCTTGGCGGTTTTAATGTTGGTAAAGAATATATTGATCAAGATCCAAAGCTAAGTCCCTGGCGTGATTACCATTTAAAAATCACTGGTGAAAGTGTCCCGTTTCTGCAACGTGAGTTTTTTATTGATTGGAATGAGTACGCTTCTGATCATGTGGTCGTAGATTCTCGTTATGCCCCTGAGCAGCCCAAAGGGTCGGTACCACATCAACTTGTTCCAACGGAGGCAGGCCGCCTTGAAGATAAGTATTTCCACTTAATTCAAAACGCAAAAAAGTCGATTACCATTGGTACTCCGTATTTTATTCCAAGCAAAAAACTCATCCATGAACTGCTTCGTGCGGCAAAGCGCGGTATTAAAATTACCATTGTTGTCCCGTATATTACTGATCATATGCTTGTACAAGAAGCTTCATACCGATATTTACGTGTGATGTTGAAGGCAGGAGCACAGGCTTTTCAGTATAAGAATGGTTTTTACCATGCAAAATCAATCATTATCGACGATCATCTGTGTGATATCGGTACCGCTAATTTTGATAAGAGAAGTTTATTTTTAAACAAAGAAATTAATTGTTACTTTTATGACCCTGCCTTTGTGGAACGGTTTAGAGATGTACTCCATAAAGATATTCTTGATTCAAAACCGTTGAAACTGGAGGACCTTAATAAGAGAAACTTTTTCAGGTCGATAAAGGAAGGCATTGCCGGGGCTATTTCATTCTTTTTATAG
- a CDS encoding acetyl-CoA C-acetyltransferase, whose protein sequence is MGKTVILSGVRTPFGKFGGVLSSLTASQLGGIAVKEAIARAGVNSEDIQEVILGTVLQGGQGQIPSRQAAREAGLSWEVKTETINKVCASGMRSVTLADQIIRAGDEDLIVAGGMESMSNAPYILPKARWGLKMGDSSVKDLMIHDGLSCSFTGVHMGTYGNSTAKEMEISREAQDEWALRSHERAIAAMEGGIFAEEIVPVTVPQRKGAPVVIEHDESPRKDTSIERLSKLAPVFNSDGTITAGNAPGINDGAAALVLMSEERALREGLKSEAVILGHTAVAVEAKNFPQTPGLVINSLLKKTGKTVEEIDLFEINEAFAAVVLASEKIAGLDPEKVNVNGGAVALGHPIGASGARIIITLMHELKRRGGGIGIAAICSGGGQGDAVMIEVPRV, encoded by the coding sequence ATGGGGAAAACAGTTATTTTGAGCGGGGTTAGAACACCATTTGGAAAATTTGGCGGAGTGCTAAGCAGTTTGACTGCTTCACAGTTGGGCGGTATTGCGGTAAAAGAAGCAATTGCTCGTGCTGGAGTGAATTCTGAGGATATACAGGAAGTGATTTTAGGTACAGTTTTACAAGGCGGGCAGGGACAAATTCCGTCACGCCAGGCAGCAAGGGAGGCTGGACTTTCTTGGGAAGTCAAAACAGAAACAATCAATAAAGTTTGCGCTTCGGGAATGCGAAGTGTCACGTTAGCCGATCAGATCATCCGTGCAGGCGATGAAGACTTAATTGTTGCAGGCGGCATGGAATCGATGAGTAATGCTCCATATATTTTACCAAAGGCACGCTGGGGCTTGAAAATGGGCGATTCATCGGTGAAGGATTTAATGATTCATGACGGCTTAAGCTGCAGCTTCACAGGGGTTCATATGGGTACCTACGGAAATTCAACCGCAAAAGAAATGGAAATCAGCCGCGAAGCGCAGGATGAGTGGGCATTAAGAAGTCATGAGCGGGCGATTGCCGCAATGGAAGGCGGAATTTTTGCAGAAGAAATCGTGCCTGTCACTGTCCCGCAGCGTAAGGGTGCGCCGGTTGTCATCGAGCATGATGAATCACCACGAAAAGACACCTCTATCGAAAGACTTTCAAAATTAGCACCTGTTTTTAATTCAGACGGAACCATCACAGCAGGGAATGCACCTGGAATTAATGATGGTGCGGCGGCCCTCGTTTTAATGAGTGAAGAAAGAGCCCTACGCGAAGGCCTGAAGTCCGAAGCTGTTATCCTAGGTCATACAGCGGTAGCGGTTGAAGCAAAGAATTTTCCTCAAACACCAGGACTTGTTATCAACAGCTTATTGAAAAAGACAGGAAAAACAGTAGAAGAAATTGACTTATTTGAAATCAATGAAGCCTTTGCGGCTGTTGTGTTAGCAAGTGAAAAAATTGCCGGCCTTGATCCAGAAAAGGTCAATGTCAATGGCGGTGCAGTCGCATTAGGTCATCCAATCGGTGCTAGTGGTGCACGTATTATTATTACGTTAATGCATGAATTGAAGCGCCGTGGAGGCGGAATTGGGATCGCAGCTATTTGCAGCGGCGGCGGACAGGGTGACGCGGTGATGATTGAGGTTCCAAGAGTGTAA
- a CDS encoding DUF4023 family protein, protein MESTSQFVQKLAENEKKQKKNQKHGNNDPESKLPNHKHSQGV, encoded by the coding sequence ATGGAAAGCACCAGCCAATTCGTTCAAAAATTAGCAGAGAATGAAAAGAAGCAAAAGAAAAATCAAAAGCATGGCAATAACGACCCCGAAAGCAAATTGCCAAACCATAAGCATTCACAAGGTGTTTAA
- a CDS encoding 3-hydroxybutyryl-CoA dehydrogenase, with amino-acid sequence MKVEKVMVIGAGQMGSGITQVCAQAGYKVYLNDLKPEFVERGLGVISKNLSRNVDKGRMTEEQKQEVLKSITASTNLNDARAVDLVIEAAVENMEIKTKIFTQLDEIAPVHAILASNTSSLPITEIAAATKRPEQVIGMHFMNPVPVMKLVEIIRGLATVDEVYQVIEDMTKTLGKVPVEVNDFPGFVSNRILMPMINEAIYTLYEGVATKEAIDEVMKLGMNHPMGPLTLADFIGLDTCLYIMETLHEGFGDTKYRPCPLLRKYVKAGWLGKKSGRGFYTYE; translated from the coding sequence ATGAAGGTTGAAAAGGTAATGGTAATCGGAGCGGGTCAAATGGGATCCGGGATTACTCAGGTTTGTGCTCAGGCAGGCTACAAGGTGTATCTGAATGATTTAAAGCCGGAATTCGTGGAGCGCGGATTAGGTGTAATCAGCAAAAATTTATCTCGTAATGTAGATAAAGGCCGAATGACAGAGGAGCAAAAACAAGAGGTCCTTAAATCTATTACAGCTTCGACCAATCTGAATGATGCCCGTGCGGTCGACCTCGTGATTGAAGCAGCGGTTGAAAATATGGAAATCAAAACAAAAATCTTCACGCAGTTAGATGAAATTGCTCCAGTGCATGCAATTTTAGCGAGCAATACCTCATCCCTGCCCATCACAGAAATTGCGGCTGCGACAAAACGTCCGGAACAGGTAATTGGTATGCACTTTATGAATCCGGTGCCGGTTATGAAGTTAGTGGAAATCATCCGCGGCTTAGCTACTGTAGATGAGGTTTACCAAGTGATTGAGGATATGACCAAAACGCTCGGCAAGGTACCCGTTGAAGTAAATGACTTCCCTGGATTCGTTTCCAACCGAATTCTCATGCCGATGATTAACGAAGCGATTTATACGCTGTATGAAGGTGTGGCCACGAAAGAAGCCATTGATGAAGTCATGAAACTGGGGATGAACCACCCGATGGGACCGCTGACGTTAGCTGATTTTATCGGACTTGATACCTGCCTTTATATTATGGAGACCCTACATGAAGGCTTTGGAGATACAAAATACCGTCCATGCCCGCTGCTGCGTAAGTATGTGAAAGCTGGCTGGCTTGGAAAGAAATCTGGTCGAGGCTTCTACACATACGAATAG
- a CDS encoding acyl-CoA dehydrogenase, with protein sequence MNFRLSEEHEMIRKMVRDFARNEVAPTAAERDEEERFDREIFDKMAELGLTGIPWPEEYGGIGSDYLAYCIAVEELSRVCASTGVTLSAHTSLAGWPIYKFGSEEQKQQYLRPMAEGSKIGAYGLTEPGSGSDAGGMRTTARREGDNYILNGSKIFITNGGVADIYVVFALTDPSSKQKGTTAFIVESDTPGFSVGKKEKKLGIRSSPTTEIIFEDCKVPVTNRLGEEGEGFKIAMMTLDGGRNGIAAQAVGIAQGALDAAVDYSKERQQFGKPIAANQGIAFKLADMATNIEAARLLTYQAAWLESQGLPYGKESAMSKLFAGDTAMKVTTEAVQVFGGYGYTKDYPVERFMRDAKITQIYEGTQEIQRLVISRMITK encoded by the coding sequence ATGAATTTTCGCTTATCGGAAGAGCATGAAATGATTCGGAAAATGGTGCGCGATTTTGCTAGAAATGAAGTGGCTCCAACAGCGGCTGAGCGTGATGAGGAAGAACGTTTTGACCGTGAGATCTTTGACAAAATGGCGGAGCTTGGCTTAACCGGGATTCCGTGGCCGGAGGAGTACGGCGGAATCGGCAGCGATTACCTTGCGTATTGTATTGCAGTTGAAGAGCTCTCACGAGTTTGCGCGTCAACAGGCGTAACATTATCCGCACACACTTCATTAGCAGGCTGGCCAATCTATAAATTTGGCTCCGAAGAACAAAAACAACAATACCTTCGTCCAATGGCAGAAGGCTCCAAAATTGGGGCATACGGGTTAACAGAACCAGGCAGCGGCTCAGACGCCGGCGGGATGAGAACAACTGCAAGACGTGAAGGTGACAATTACATTCTCAATGGTTCAAAAATTTTCATTACGAATGGTGGAGTAGCTGATATTTACGTGGTTTTCGCCTTAACAGATCCATCCAGCAAACAAAAAGGAACCACAGCATTCATCGTTGAAAGTGACACACCAGGATTCTCAGTAGGGAAAAAAGAAAAGAAACTAGGAATTCGTTCGTCACCAACAACGGAAATTATTTTTGAAGATTGTAAGGTGCCTGTCACCAACCGATTAGGTGAAGAGGGCGAAGGCTTCAAAATTGCGATGATGACGCTTGATGGCGGCCGTAACGGGATCGCGGCCCAGGCGGTTGGAATTGCCCAGGGTGCGCTTGACGCTGCCGTCGACTATTCAAAAGAGCGCCAGCAGTTTGGAAAGCCAATTGCGGCGAACCAAGGAATTGCCTTCAAGCTTGCGGATATGGCGACAAATATTGAAGCAGCAAGACTATTAACCTATCAAGCTGCATGGCTGGAGTCGCAGGGTCTGCCGTACGGCAAGGAATCTGCGATGTCAAAATTATTTGCCGGTGACACAGCGATGAAGGTGACGACAGAAGCGGTACAGGTATTTGGCGGATACGGTTATACAAAGGATTATCCTGTAGAGAGATTTATGCGTGACGCAAAAATCACACAAATCTACGAGGGAACACAGGAAATCCAACGCCTTGTTATATCGAGAATGATTACTAAGTAG
- a CDS encoding acyl-CoA dehydrogenase, with translation MNLRFSEEQEMMRKMVRDFAEKEIAPFVERMEQGEFPREILRKMGELGLMGIPVPEKYGGAEMDFVSYIIAINEISRVSATVGVILSVHTSVGTNPILYFGSDEQKQRFLPKLASGEYLAAFCLTEAGSGSDAKSMKSRAVKKDDHYVINGSKMFITNGGEADVYIVFASTNPELGSKGISAFIVEKNSPGLVIGKDEQKMGLHGSRTVQLTFEDMRVPVENLLGQEGEGFKIAMANLDVGRIGIAAQALGIAEGALDAAVEYAKERQQFGKPIAAQQGIGFKLADMATNVEAARLLLYRAADLRGQGMKCGLEASIAKLFASKTAVETATEAIQVFGGYGYTQDYPVERYFRDAKVTEIYEGTSEIQRIVISKHL, from the coding sequence ATGAATCTTAGATTCTCAGAAGAGCAGGAAATGATGCGCAAAATGGTTCGTGATTTTGCTGAAAAGGAAATTGCCCCGTTTGTTGAGCGGATGGAACAGGGTGAATTTCCCCGTGAAATTCTTCGTAAAATGGGTGAACTTGGTTTGATGGGGATTCCCGTTCCTGAAAAATACGGCGGTGCAGAAATGGATTTTGTCTCTTATATCATCGCAATTAACGAGATTTCCCGGGTCAGCGCGACCGTAGGCGTCATCCTTTCTGTTCATACATCGGTTGGAACCAACCCAATCTTATATTTTGGCTCGGATGAACAAAAGCAACGTTTTTTGCCTAAATTGGCTTCAGGAGAGTATTTGGCGGCGTTTTGCTTAACGGAGGCGGGGTCAGGATCGGATGCCAAAAGTATGAAATCTCGTGCGGTAAAAAAGGATGACCATTATGTGATCAACGGCTCGAAGATGTTTATCACCAATGGCGGCGAAGCGGATGTTTATATCGTATTTGCTTCCACCAATCCTGAATTAGGCAGCAAAGGAATTTCGGCGTTTATTGTGGAAAAAAATTCACCTGGTCTTGTGATTGGCAAGGATGAACAGAAGATGGGACTCCATGGCTCAAGAACGGTACAGCTTACTTTTGAAGATATGCGTGTACCTGTAGAAAATCTTTTGGGTCAAGAAGGAGAAGGGTTTAAAATTGCCATGGCCAACCTGGATGTCGGACGAATCGGGATCGCCGCACAGGCGTTAGGGATTGCAGAAGGGGCACTTGATGCGGCGGTAGAGTATGCAAAAGAACGTCAACAATTTGGAAAGCCCATTGCGGCGCAGCAAGGAATTGGTTTTAAATTGGCTGATATGGCGACGAATGTGGAAGCGGCTAGGCTATTACTCTATCGTGCTGCGGATTTACGTGGTCAGGGAATGAAGTGCGGATTGGAAGCTTCGATTGCAAAGTTATTTGCGTCGAAAACAGCAGTTGAGACTGCGACTGAAGCGATTCAAGTGTTTGGCGGATATGGCTATACACAGGACTATCCAGTCGAGCGCTACTTCAGAGATGCAAAAGTGACCGAGATTTATGAGGGAACCAGTGAGATACAGCGGATTGTGATTAGTAAACATCTGTAA
- a CDS encoding H-type small acid-soluble spore protein, which yields MNVGRAKEIAESMDMINVTYEGTPVIIQHVDDNTKMARVYSKSDPENEIEVPVLNLIEE from the coding sequence ATGAATGTGGGAAGAGCGAAGGAAATTGCTGAGTCGATGGATATGATTAATGTTACGTATGAGGGGACGCCTGTGATTATTCAGCATGTGGATGATAATACGAAAATGGCGCGGGTTTATTCGAAGTCTGATCCGGAAAATGAAATAGAAGTTCCTGTTTTGAATTTAATTGAAGAGTAA
- the uvsE gene encoding UV DNA damage repair endonuclease UvsE, whose amino-acid sequence MKIRFGYVSTAITLWDASPSKTLTFTRYQQLSEKERKNKLLELTRLNLAHTLRMFYFNLAHEIELYRLSSSIVPLATHPDVLWDFVTPFKKQWKEIGQLIKKNNLRVSFHPNQYTLFTSPQQKITDNAVIDMNYHYRMFEAMGVEDRGMMNIHIGGAYGDKVETIGRFHENLKKLPAHIKRAMTLENDDKTYNTEETLIACEKETIPFVFDYHHHMANLCEPPLEELLPRIFKTWDHVDLLPKIHISSPKGEKEFRSHADFVDLEFIMPFIKMLKEIGQDVDFMIEAKAKDQATLKLVEDISKVRGFKRISGATIEVK is encoded by the coding sequence ATGAAGATTCGTTTCGGCTATGTATCAACAGCTATTACCCTGTGGGATGCTTCTCCATCGAAGACACTTACGTTTACTCGCTACCAGCAGTTATCTGAAAAAGAGCGTAAAAATAAATTACTTGAGCTCACAAGGCTCAATTTAGCCCACACGCTCCGAATGTTCTACTTCAATCTCGCCCATGAAATTGAATTGTACCGGCTTTCGAGTTCGATTGTACCGTTAGCTACCCATCCAGACGTGTTATGGGATTTCGTTACACCCTTTAAGAAGCAATGGAAAGAAATTGGTCAGCTAATCAAAAAGAATAATTTGCGTGTTAGCTTTCATCCTAATCAATACACGTTATTTACCTCTCCGCAGCAAAAAATAACGGATAATGCAGTGATTGATATGAACTATCATTACCGTATGTTTGAGGCCATGGGTGTCGAGGATAGAGGGATGATGAACATTCATATCGGCGGAGCCTATGGTGATAAGGTGGAAACAATTGGCCGTTTTCACGAGAATCTAAAAAAGCTACCGGCACATATTAAACGCGCTATGACCTTGGAGAATGATGACAAAACTTACAATACAGAGGAGACATTAATTGCCTGTGAAAAAGAAACCATTCCCTTTGTGTTTGATTATCACCACCACATGGCGAACCTTTGCGAGCCACCGCTGGAGGAGTTACTGCCGCGGATATTTAAAACATGGGATCACGTTGACCTATTACCAAAAATCCATATTTCCTCCCCCAAGGGTGAAAAAGAATTCAGGTCACATGCAGATTTTGTTGACCTCGAATTTATTATGCCATTTATAAAAATGCTAAAGGAAATCGGACAAGATGTGGATTTCATGATTGAGGCGAAGGCAAAAGATCAGGCAACATTGAAATTAGTCGAGGATATTAGCAAGGTTCGCGGCTTTAAACGAATCAGCGGGGCCACCATTGAGGTGAAATAA